A stretch of the Vibrio gazogenes genome encodes the following:
- a CDS encoding HEPN domain-containing protein, with protein MKTSLDHLPESKQQELATISTILRDTLDDYLQGKTASKSEFRILKIILFGSHAKGSWVNDPVNGYISDYDILVIVNKAALVEEDVVWQRAKEQIDRKVTSAPLGLIVHDLQEVNERLQQGHYFFKDIREEGIELFAATPKPLAEPGDLTEQEKQEIARKHYEQWFKSANGFFDHFQFSLEKGDEKISAFMLHQVTERLFACTLLTCTNYLPKSHNIEKLGKLCAQIDAEFATIFPLDNKFHRRCFRRLQRAYIEARYSEHYEITVEELTYLEGEVQKLKGLVEQVCLGRVQS; from the coding sequence ATGAAAACATCCCTCGACCATTTGCCCGAATCCAAACAACAGGAGCTTGCCACCATATCGACCATTCTGCGCGATACGCTGGACGACTATCTTCAGGGCAAAACAGCGAGTAAAAGCGAGTTTCGCATCTTAAAAATCATCCTGTTCGGCAGCCATGCCAAAGGCAGTTGGGTCAACGATCCGGTCAACGGCTATATCAGCGATTACGATATTCTGGTGATTGTGAACAAAGCCGCACTGGTTGAAGAAGATGTCGTCTGGCAACGCGCCAAAGAGCAGATCGACCGAAAAGTCACTTCCGCACCGCTGGGATTGATTGTCCATGATTTGCAGGAAGTGAACGAACGGCTACAGCAAGGGCATTATTTCTTCAAAGATATCCGCGAAGAAGGGATTGAGCTGTTTGCCGCCACACCCAAACCATTGGCCGAGCCGGGGGATTTAACCGAGCAAGAAAAGCAAGAAATTGCCCGTAAGCATTATGAACAGTGGTTCAAAAGCGCCAATGGTTTCTTTGATCATTTCCAGTTCAGTTTAGAAAAAGGGGATGAGAAAATTTCTGCATTCATGCTTCATCAAGTCACAGAAAGACTCTTTGCCTGTACCCTACTCACCTGCACCAATTATTTACCCAAGTCCCACAACATCGAAAAACTGGGCAAACTATGCGCCCAAATCGATGCTGAATTTGCAACCATTTTCCCGCTCGACAACAAATTCCACCGCCGCTGCTTCCGTCGCCTGCAACGCGCCTATATCGAAGCCCGCTATTCGGAGCATTATGAGATCACCGTGGAAGAACTGACTTATTTGGAGGGTGAGGTGCAAAAGCTGAAGGGATTGGTGGAACAGGTTTGTTTGGGGCGGGTGCAGAGCTGA